Proteins co-encoded in one Bacteroidota bacterium genomic window:
- a CDS encoding PKD domain-containing protein: MKPYLPISLKKLGLLLLSAFGILSSTKAQTYYHVDENFDAFPAGVNIFPYNNWSNVITQGDFGVDYWRFNNVGNRTISAPASGKVACFDSDNYSNNALAEDISLTTPIINTRGYNNVWVKWDHQFQSGFGGSWAVEVFDGLNWNQVANGTSQLAWVTDSVNVTSFIANKANARVRFRWRGNYSWWWQVDNLKVYSSVVANNGASLDAVMLAGQCGSANDSVNVTIRNVGSNSLSNIPVKANVNGTIGGNPINSTISTTYTGTLVPGQIVSFKIGGFNTLLGGSINYSTYTEVGSDPDRTNDTTKVTGYSIFGTPSVPTPSNVTRCGAGTVVLDGAIASGNTGIWYNSASSTSPIWSGSTFTTPLMMPPSSQTYYVSQAKTSTYRTLTTGFGGNVWWGAGNPGGNMFSVKALSNIIIDSLSAHINNINSVDISVYYKQGTYVGFETNPSAWTLLNTVTRNGAGAGNPASIKINPLTIRAGETYSFYIRASYEMLFTSGSNNFVNADLEVSAGKAISGTFSTVANDFTWNGNLFYRIFCESNKAAVTAIANPAPSNSNYSPRTPFAGTINSGTLANPDIVSPPDVIGYDILPPSGFANSAYGSTWTFTSVVFKTLNGTNVPTADYALTNPSSSGNGRIVFTPSTPFIDSVVKVTYIIKRNDNGCDTTIERYIYIAPRPDADFSVLNVCDGDLANFANGSTILPSATMSFLWDFGDGTTSNLMNPSKKYATHGTYNVKLYAVSNLGYKDSVTKTVLVYEIPKVNFTFVNACEGTSVQMSDNSTLPAGTPTYVWDFGDGSPFGAGSATSKLYANPGIYYVKLTVIVNNCKSDMSKYVTQAPRAVPAFSFPALQCDNANINFTNNTPALPFGTIGYVWNFDDGSISSSTSPSHSYSAFRTYNVRLITSTDMGCIDSTTQAVTLRESPKPTFNNSAISCTNSPIDFTNTTNVPVGGMNIFNWDFNDGNFSNTENPTHTYNAEGSYTVVLKVDNTNGCSGTSNKVIVVSERPTADFASADVCEGETTQFTNNSYTSNSATPLTYAWDFGNTKTSSARDTSFIYATPGTYPVSLITSVANGCSDTITKQLKVNPKPVVDIVIASALSKDGTFNFTTNTVGAKYQWLFSDGGNSTQKDTTYRFLTSGVMQVVLKVTSADGCVGISNRSLFVNPLSVDVTGIAGKLAVYPNPSNGVFVIDYRNIAEGDITAINITDMLGRVVVESITPVVGNEGTIDLSSLAAGIYYLNAETRQGPFSIKLSLKK; this comes from the coding sequence ATGAAACCTTATTTACCAATTAGTCTTAAGAAATTGGGCCTATTATTGCTGTCAGCTTTTGGAATCCTAAGCTCCACGAAGGCCCAAACCTATTATCATGTTGACGAAAACTTCGATGCTTTCCCGGCCGGCGTTAACATTTTCCCCTACAACAACTGGTCGAATGTAATTACCCAAGGTGACTTTGGTGTTGACTATTGGCGTTTTAATAACGTAGGTAACCGAACCATCAGTGCCCCTGCATCCGGTAAGGTTGCCTGTTTTGATAGTGACAATTACTCAAACAATGCTCTTGCCGAGGATATTAGTTTAACCACGCCAATCATCAATACCCGAGGTTATAATAACGTTTGGGTGAAGTGGGATCATCAATTTCAATCCGGTTTTGGCGGTAGTTGGGCCGTTGAGGTTTTTGACGGACTTAACTGGAATCAAGTAGCCAACGGTACTTCCCAGCTTGCATGGGTCACCGATTCAGTAAATGTTACTTCTTTTATTGCAAATAAAGCCAACGCTCGTGTTCGTTTTCGCTGGCGCGGTAACTACTCTTGGTGGTGGCAGGTTGATAACCTTAAAGTGTACTCAAGCGTTGTGGCAAACAACGGAGCATCACTTGATGCTGTTATGCTTGCCGGACAATGCGGTAGCGCAAATGATAGCGTTAACGTAACCATCAGGAACGTAGGCTCAAACTCATTAAGCAACATTCCCGTAAAAGCTAATGTAAATGGTACAATTGGCGGTAATCCTATTAACTCAACCATTAGTACTACTTACACCGGAACATTAGTTCCCGGCCAAATAGTTTCTTTTAAAATTGGAGGTTTCAATACATTGCTGGGCGGTTCTATTAATTACTCTACTTATACTGAAGTAGGTAGTGACCCTGACAGAACTAACGATACCACTAAAGTAACCGGATACTCGATATTTGGTACTCCATCTGTTCCAACACCAAGTAATGTTACCCGTTGCGGGGCCGGTACTGTGGTGTTAGATGGTGCTATTGCCAGCGGTAACACAGGTATTTGGTACAATTCAGCGTCATCAACCTCACCAATATGGTCTGGGTCAACCTTTACCACACCGCTAATGATGCCGCCATCGTCGCAAACTTATTATGTATCGCAGGCTAAAACCTCAACATACCGCACGTTAACAACCGGTTTTGGTGGTAACGTTTGGTGGGGAGCAGGTAACCCCGGCGGTAACATGTTCTCTGTGAAAGCACTTTCTAACATCATCATAGATAGTTTATCGGCACACATTAACAACATTAACTCAGTTGATATATCAGTGTATTACAAGCAAGGAACGTATGTTGGTTTTGAAACCAACCCTTCTGCTTGGACATTGCTAAACACGGTAACCCGTAATGGTGCCGGTGCCGGTAACCCTGCCAGCATTAAAATAAACCCGCTAACCATTCGTGCAGGCGAAACTTATTCATTCTATATCAGGGCCAGTTATGAGATGTTGTTTACCAGTGGTAGCAATAATTTTGTTAACGCTGATCTTGAGGTATCGGCCGGTAAAGCTATTTCGGGAACATTCTCTACAGTAGCTAATGATTTTACCTGGAACGGTAACTTGTTTTACAGAATATTCTGCGAAAGCAACAAGGCTGCGGTTACAGCGATAGCTAACCCAGCACCTTCAAACTCAAACTACAGCCCTCGCACTCCGTTTGCAGGTACAATAAACAGCGGTACGTTGGCTAATCCTGATATTGTTTCACCTCCCGATGTTATCGGTTATGATATCTTGCCTCCTTCAGGTTTTGCAAACTCGGCTTACGGTAGCACTTGGACGTTTACAAGCGTTGTGTTTAAAACATTAAACGGCACCAATGTACCAACTGCAGATTATGCCTTAACTAACCCTAGTTCATCAGGTAACGGACGTATTGTGTTTACCCCGTCAACACCGTTTATTGATAGTGTGGTTAAAGTAACTTATATAATCAAACGTAACGATAATGGTTGCGATACTACTATTGAGCGCTACATTTATATTGCACCACGCCCCGATGCAGACTTTTCTGTTTTGAACGTATGCGACGGCGATTTGGCCAATTTTGCAAACGGAAGTACAATTCTTCCTTCAGCAACAATGTCGTTCTTGTGGGATTTTGGTGATGGTACAACATCAAACTTAATGAACCCTTCTAAAAAGTATGCTACACACGGTACATACAATGTTAAGCTATATGCAGTTTCAAACCTCGGGTACAAGGACTCTGTGACGAAAACGGTTCTAGTATATGAGATTCCTAAAGTAAATTTCACGTTTGTGAATGCTTGCGAGGGAACAAGTGTACAAATGAGCGATAACTCAACATTACCTGCCGGTACACCTACTTATGTTTGGGATTTCGGCGATGGTTCGCCCTTTGGAGCAGGTTCTGCTACCAGCAAACTATATGCTAACCCGGGTATATACTACGTAAAACTAACGGTAATAGTAAACAACTGTAAGAGCGATATGTCTAAGTATGTCACTCAGGCACCTCGTGCAGTTCCTGCCTTCTCGTTCCCTGCATTGCAGTGCGATAATGCAAACATTAACTTTACCAACAATACCCCAGCATTGCCTTTTGGTACCATAGGTTACGTATGGAATTTTGATGATGGTTCAATTTCATCATCTACAAGTCCAAGCCATTCATACAGCGCATTCAGAACCTATAATGTAAGGCTTATAACCTCTACAGATATGGGTTGTATTGATAGCACTACACAAGCTGTAACTTTGCGCGAGTCGCCAAAACCAACCTTTAACAACTCGGCTATTTCTTGTACAAACAGCCCAATTGACTTTACCAATACTACTAACGTACCTGTAGGCGGTATGAATATTTTTAACTGGGATTTTAACGATGGTAACTTCTCAAATACCGAAAACCCAACCCACACCTATAATGCCGAAGGTAGCTATACAGTGGTGCTAAAAGTTGACAACACTAATGGTTGCAGCGGCACATCTAATAAGGTAATTGTTGTGAGCGAAAGGCCAACGGCTGATTTTGCTTCGGCAGATGTGTGCGAAGGTGAGACTACACAGTTTACAAACAACTCTTACACTTCAAACTCAGCTACACCATTAACCTACGCATGGGATTTTGGTAATACCAAAACTTCATCGGCAAGAGATACATCGTTTATATATGCCACACCAGGTACCTACCCGGTATCTTTGATAACATCAGTAGCAAACGGATGTTCTGATACTATCACTAAGCAACTTAAAGTGAATCCAAAACCGGTGGTTGACATTGTAATTGCTTCGGCACTTAGCAAAGACGGAACATTTAACTTTACTACCAACACTGTAGGCGCTAAATACCAATGGTTGTTCTCTGATGGTGGTAACTCAACACAAAAAGATACTACTTACCGTTTCTTGACAAGTGGTGTAATGCAAGTGGTACTTAAAGTTACCTCGGCCGACGGATGCGTGGGCATAAGCAACCGCAGCTTGTTTGTTAATCCGCTTTCAGTTGATGTTACAGGTATAGCAGGTAAACTTGCAGTGTACCCTAACCCATCAAATGGTGTGTTTGTGATTGACTACAGAAATATTGCTGAAGGTGATATTACTGCTATCAACATTACTGATATGTTAGGTAGGGTTGTTGTTGAATCAATTACACCTGTAGTTGGCAACGAAGGAACTATCGATTTAAGTAGTTTGGCAGCCGGTATTTATTACCTGAATGCTGAAACTCGACAAGGACCATTTTCTATTAAGCTGAGCCTTAAGAAGTAA
- a CDS encoding PKD domain-containing protein — translation MHRFFYSFKAKVQWSLFLLLAVVYAPQAVAQDVVYSETFTNGTSYCPGQSQFDNWGIFRSQLDTTTKKFRQVTVKGSNDPVGITCNDPDLTRKIAHAMRTGTNFSVICNGQPWVITAGACWGGCSSAAVELELVVGSTFTCNCTNPGYIFRPNIGNLNWGGIGGATCSAPTQTMTVVFSNPLGNNASIGGMSAPVTSCGSATDSISAVVSNQGLNKIGNVPVTCVVTGTLGGSPYSNTFNATLTDSLNPGISKSLKFANINTANGADLNILVYTKYATDTFRTDDTLRLRYKNVGTPTGTTTASDVSRCGTGTMPLSANLPGGTTGYWYNNANKLVGIGANINSPIIPGGASDSFFVAATKSSAPTSIGFPTTGTANAGAGFFAGNMFDVNISKTITIDSFDIHLNGTNTRKVVLYMKSGSYIGSQTNPSAWTRVGEYEVTGAGLGNATRLKVNPIEMNAGQYSFYIYASEFLIYTTNNTVGAADDDVTIGSGIALRDTFATINGSARWNGRMYYRQVCVSSTRVKVKATAKPLAVGGDLAKGSLFKGTFSGGTKGQPDIVAAPDSISYEVMPPTGFSIGNYGSQWTIPARGAVTVNGVAVPTSLYSFTTPSGSNNAVFKFFPSSAYTDSTIEVSVTLRRLDNGCDSVLKRVIFVAPRPVVNFNNTTVCLGDETEFTNTTTISSGANEYVWSFGDGTKSIITDPGKTFGGAGTYQVKLIATTNWGIQDSITKTVTVKQIPVADFDFENACENSPLRFIQSSTLPPGTATYSWNYGDGNTGSGATSNHTFAAPGIYNAKLTVDVNGCQNSITKYVTQAPRAIPAFTYSPLKCDNANVSFTNGSTGPAFGFMGFEWSFGDGGQSTAASPSYTYNTFSAYTVTLYTKTDLGCVDSSKQVITMLESPKPVFNFSSVKCTNDIINFSNSTNVPVGSTNIYEWSFGDGKTSTTATPSHSYDAPDSYTVVLKAISSNGCQGESDKLIVVDEKPKADFVANRVCFGTETEFTNNSTISAGTLTYAWDLGNSTTSSSTSPKVTYATAQTYNVVLVSSSAAGCTDTATMQVIVDPVPAVDIIVASNLTGDGKIKFTTSATGVTYQWTFGDGGSSTISNPTYQYSFPGVWTVRLVVTSPEGCVNSKTTSVNVNPLSVKGAEAMNGLSVYPNPTSGKLTADFSNYSGEEIQSVTVTDILGRSVISASQLVDGKAEIDMSSQPVGVYNLNIQTINAVYTLKIVVNR, via the coding sequence ATGCACAGATTTTTTTACAGTTTTAAAGCAAAGGTACAGTGGAGTCTTTTTCTTCTGCTCGCTGTGGTTTATGCGCCACAAGCTGTTGCACAAGATGTTGTGTACTCGGAAACGTTTACCAACGGAACCTCCTATTGCCCCGGTCAATCTCAGTTTGACAATTGGGGAATCTTTCGTAGTCAGCTTGATACGACTACCAAAAAATTTAGGCAAGTAACAGTTAAGGGCTCTAACGACCCTGTGGGTATTACTTGTAACGACCCAGACCTTACCCGCAAAATAGCACACGCTATGCGCACAGGTACTAACTTTAGCGTTATCTGTAACGGACAACCTTGGGTTATTACAGCCGGCGCTTGTTGGGGTGGTTGTTCAAGCGCAGCGGTTGAGTTGGAGCTTGTAGTTGGTAGTACTTTTACTTGTAACTGTACAAACCCAGGCTACATTTTCCGTCCAAACATTGGTAACCTAAACTGGGGTGGTATTGGTGGAGCTACTTGTAGCGCACCAACTCAAACCATGACAGTTGTGTTCTCAAACCCATTGGGAAACAATGCTTCAATTGGCGGAATGTCTGCCCCTGTAACAAGTTGTGGTTCAGCTACAGATAGTATTAGTGCTGTAGTTTCAAACCAAGGACTTAACAAAATCGGTAACGTGCCTGTTACCTGTGTGGTTACCGGTACACTTGGCGGTAGCCCTTACAGCAACACTTTCAACGCAACTCTTACCGATTCATTAAACCCCGGTATTTCAAAATCTTTGAAGTTTGCTAACATTAACACCGCTAACGGTGCTGATTTAAACATTTTGGTTTACACCAAATATGCTACTGACACTTTCCGTACGGATGACACTTTGCGTTTAAGGTACAAAAACGTTGGTACGCCAACAGGTACAACTACTGCAAGTGATGTATCAAGGTGCGGAACCGGTACTATGCCTTTATCGGCAAACCTTCCCGGCGGTACCACCGGATATTGGTATAACAATGCAAACAAATTGGTTGGTATTGGTGCTAACATCAACTCGCCAATAATCCCCGGTGGTGCTTCAGACAGCTTTTTTGTAGCAGCTACTAAATCATCAGCCCCTACTTCTATTGGTTTCCCTACAACCGGAACCGCTAATGCCGGCGCAGGTTTCTTTGCCGGTAACATGTTTGATGTAAACATCAGCAAAACCATCACTATTGATAGTTTTGACATCCACCTTAACGGTACAAATACTCGTAAAGTAGTGTTGTACATGAAATCAGGTTCATACATAGGTAGCCAAACAAATCCATCAGCATGGACTCGTGTTGGTGAATATGAAGTAACCGGTGCCGGTTTGGGTAATGCTACACGATTGAAGGTTAACCCAATTGAAATGAATGCTGGCCAATACAGCTTCTATATTTATGCGAGCGAATTTTTAATATACACTACTAACAACACTGTAGGTGCTGCGGATGATGATGTAACCATTGGATCAGGTATTGCTTTGCGCGACACTTTTGCTACTATTAACGGTAGTGCACGTTGGAACGGTAGAATGTATTACAGGCAAGTTTGCGTTTCATCTACAAGGGTAAAAGTTAAAGCAACTGCGAAACCACTTGCTGTGGGCGGTGATTTAGCTAAAGGCTCTTTGTTTAAAGGAACATTTAGCGGTGGTACAAAAGGTCAACCTGATATTGTTGCAGCTCCAGACTCAATTTCATACGAAGTAATGCCTCCAACAGGTTTCTCTATTGGTAACTACGGTAGCCAGTGGACAATTCCTGCAAGGGGTGCTGTAACTGTTAACGGAGTTGCTGTACCTACTTCTTTGTATAGCTTCACTACTCCTTCAGGTTCAAACAACGCAGTATTTAAATTCTTCCCTTCATCAGCCTATACTGATAGTACAATTGAAGTTTCAGTAACCTTGCGTAGGTTAGACAATGGTTGCGATTCAGTTTTGAAGCGCGTAATCTTTGTTGCCCCTCGCCCAGTTGTAAACTTTAACAACACTACTGTTTGTTTGGGTGACGAAACTGAGTTTACAAACACTACTACCATTTCTTCAGGAGCTAATGAATATGTATGGTCTTTTGGTGATGGTACAAAATCAATCATTACTGACCCAGGTAAAACTTTTGGTGGTGCAGGAACTTACCAAGTTAAGTTGATAGCAACTACCAACTGGGGTATTCAAGACTCAATAACCAAAACAGTGACCGTTAAACAAATACCTGTTGCTGATTTTGATTTTGAAAACGCTTGCGAGAACTCACCATTGAGGTTTATCCAAAGCTCAACTTTGCCTCCAGGAACTGCAACATATTCATGGAACTACGGTGATGGTAATACAGGTAGCGGTGCTACATCTAACCATACATTTGCTGCTCCCGGTATCTACAATGCTAAGTTGACTGTTGATGTGAACGGTTGCCAAAACTCAATCACTAAATATGTAACTCAAGCTCCTCGCGCTATTCCTGCGTTTACATACTCTCCTTTAAAGTGTGATAATGCAAATGTTAGCTTTACTAACGGTTCTACCGGACCTGCATTTGGCTTTATGGGCTTTGAATGGAGCTTTGGCGACGGTGGACAATCTACTGCAGCATCTCCAAGCTATACCTATAATACATTTAGCGCATACACAGTTACTTTGTACACCAAAACCGACCTAGGTTGTGTTGATAGCAGCAAGCAAGTAATTACCATGCTTGAATCTCCTAAGCCTGTGTTTAACTTCTCAAGCGTTAAGTGTACCAACGATATCATCAACTTTAGCAACAGCACTAATGTGCCTGTAGGCAGCACAAACATTTATGAGTGGTCTTTTGGTGATGGTAAAACATCTACCACTGCAACTCCTAGCCATTCATACGATGCTCCTGATTCATATACTGTAGTGTTGAAAGCTATCAGCTCTAACGGTTGCCAAGGCGAATCGGATAAATTGATTGTTGTTGATGAGAAGCCTAAAGCTGATTTTGTGGCTAACAGGGTTTGCTTCGGCACTGAGACTGAGTTTACCAACAACTCAACCATTAGCGCAGGAACACTAACCTATGCATGGGATTTGGGTAACTCTACCACTTCATCATCTACTAGCCCTAAAGTAACTTATGCTACTGCACAAACCTACAATGTAGTACTTGTGAGCAGCTCTGCTGCAGGATGTACAGATACTGCTACTATGCAAGTAATTGTTGACCCTGTTCCCGCAGTTGATATTATTGTAGCCAGTAACCTAACCGGCGATGGTAAAATCAAATTTACTACATCAGCTACCGGTGTTACTTACCAATGGACATTTGGCGACGGTGGTTCATCAACCATCTCAAACCCAACTTACCAATACAGCTTCCCAGGTGTATGGACTGTTCGTTTGGTGGTTACTTCACCAGAAGGTTGTGTAAACAGCAAAACTACTTCTGTAAATGTTAACCCACTTTCTGTAAAAGGTGCTGAGGCTATGAATGGTCTTTCAGTTTATCCTAACCCAACTAGCGGTAAATTAACTGCTGATTTCAGCAACTACTCTGGCGAAGAAATTCAGTCAGTTACAGTTACTGATATTTTGGGAAGAAGCGTAATATCTGCTTCTCAACTTGTTGACGGTAAAGCTGAAATAGACATGAGCAGCCAACCAGTTGGTGTTTACAACCTTAACATACAAACAATAAATGCGGTTTATACCCTAAAAATTGTTGTAAATAGGTAA
- a CDS encoding PKD domain-containing protein, whose product MNRLSTSLLTLVFLLLGGIVSLNGQVYFVNENFGTASGTTPPSGWTNNTLVGNTSTDKWVFNNPGARVANSPMSSPAAIFDSDWYSSGGGAEDVTLESPAFNTTGYSGVTLKWDQYFQTGFGGSATVEVFDGSTWNQVYFNNSTTTSNPNTQIINITSFAANKTGVKIRFRWRGDYSWWWIVDNVQAYYVVDVQPSAVLSPASLCGNSYDSIKIQLKNNSGFAINNVPVTVQVSGSLLSAGTQSATFTGSIAANSTATISFPGGNTLNGGNINIKAFTSLSGDNNTANDTILYTYSVIGTPANPTVTAGSRCGAGSVVLSATPQVSTDSIVWFPTSNTSGAPLANSRVFNTPVIASNTTFYAAALRGAATGSSSLTTTTASGNAQQGVMFDIIPKKDMFIDSVSLYLTTTYTATGTYTYRVYYKTGTFIGSQLNAGAWTSNGDYTATFTGTGFLKFDIANIPMYNGQTYGFYITIITGPGTSLDYTTLGGFTTYSNTDMDIYCGNGISALFGGTFSPRGFNGSIHYKPMGCASSAVAVLATVNPTAAGSSINPKSGSAGFFNGGTLSNPDFNASPDVISYNLAAPTGFNNANFGPSGTWNMTSLTVKTVNGYTVPSSMYSFVNPNSSGAGVFNLNTDTTFNDSLIKISMKLVRLDNGCDTTIERYVYIAPRPKASYTNNTVCEGDKTLFTNTSTIQVGNLTYMWNFGNGVTSNDADPLQVLGVAGTYNVKLVVTSDKGYKDSVTKTIAVYQIPTANFTFANACEGTAVSMTDNSSLPSGTPTYSWDYGDGSAVGSGSTTSRTYAQPGIYMVKLTVDVNGCKDDVAKYVTQAPRAVPAFTYSTLQCDNANVSFTNGSTPPAFGNVSYTWKFGDGSQAASLNSNHTYNSFQQFNVTLVSQTELGCVDSTTQTITLKESPLVDFNITGSTCNGDILNFANTSTVPVGATNIYDWDFGDAVTSTDANPSHQYAGPGSKTVTLTTTSSNGCSGQKVVNVNINLKPVADFVTSDVCEGQTAQFTNNSSIADNSNLAYSWNLDGFSATSTDTSVVYTGSGAKNVSLVVTANGGCTDTATQTLNINPKPVVDILITSKLSMDGSFNFTSNATGTKYYWLFGDGGVDSVKTTSYKYLADGRYTVRLVVTSDKGCVGTHSQDLFVNALGVKAVGIDGSVAVYPNPGAGNFALEFTGINANEVVAVTVLNNLGQKVADVNVANVVNNKLDVNITNQAAGIYFIQVETKQGSASFKYNLVK is encoded by the coding sequence ATGAATAGATTATCTACAAGTTTACTAACTTTAGTATTCTTGTTACTTGGGGGCATTGTGTCCCTCAATGGGCAAGTTTACTTCGTCAACGAGAATTTTGGTACCGCATCCGGTACAACGCCTCCTTCAGGCTGGACCAACAACACTTTAGTGGGAAACACAAGTACCGACAAATGGGTTTTTAACAACCCCGGAGCAAGGGTTGCTAACTCGCCAATGTCATCACCGGCTGCTATTTTTGATAGCGACTGGTATTCTTCAGGTGGTGGAGCAGAAGATGTTACACTTGAAAGTCCTGCATTTAACACTACTGGTTACAGCGGTGTTACTTTAAAATGGGATCAGTATTTCCAAACAGGTTTTGGTGGTTCTGCCACTGTTGAAGTGTTTGACGGTTCAACATGGAACCAAGTTTATTTTAATAACAGCACTACTACCAGCAACCCTAACACGCAAATAATAAACATTACATCGTTTGCGGCTAACAAAACCGGTGTTAAAATCCGTTTCCGTTGGAGAGGTGATTACTCTTGGTGGTGGATTGTGGACAATGTTCAAGCATATTATGTGGTAGACGTTCAGCCATCAGCGGTATTATCTCCTGCTTCTCTTTGCGGTAACTCTTACGATAGTATCAAAATCCAGTTGAAAAACAACAGTGGTTTTGCTATTAACAACGTACCTGTAACGGTTCAAGTTTCGGGCAGCCTGCTTTCAGCCGGTACTCAAAGCGCAACCTTTACAGGTAGCATTGCTGCAAACAGCACTGCAACTATCAGCTTCCCCGGTGGTAACACACTAAATGGCGGTAACATCAACATTAAAGCGTTTACTTCACTTTCAGGTGATAACAACACAGCTAACGATACCATATTATATACATACTCGGTAATTGGAACACCTGCAAACCCAACAGTAACAGCGGGCAGCCGATGCGGAGCAGGTTCAGTGGTATTAAGTGCTACGCCACAAGTATCAACTGATTCTATTGTATGGTTCCCTACCAGCAACACTTCAGGTGCCCCCTTAGCAAACTCACGTGTATTTAACACTCCTGTTATTGCAAGTAATACAACTTTTTATGCAGCTGCTTTGCGTGGTGCAGCAACAGGCTCTTCGTCTTTAACTACTACAACAGCTTCTGGTAACGCACAACAAGGTGTGATGTTTGATATTATCCCTAAAAAGGATATGTTTATCGACTCTGTATCGCTTTACTTAACTACTACTTATACTGCTACCGGTACTTATACATATAGGGTATATTATAAAACAGGTACATTTATAGGCTCACAGTTGAACGCAGGTGCATGGACCAGCAATGGTGATTATACCGCTACGTTTACCGGTACTGGTTTCCTTAAGTTTGATATTGCCAACATACCTATGTATAATGGTCAAACTTATGGTTTCTATATCACCATTATCACCGGCCCCGGAACTTCATTAGATTATACTACTTTGGGTGGTTTCACTACCTACAGCAACACTGATATGGACATTTACTGCGGTAATGGTATTTCAGCTTTGTTTGGCGGTACTTTCAGCCCTCGCGGTTTCAATGGCTCTATCCATTACAAACCAATGGGTTGTGCAAGTTCTGCTGTAGCTGTGTTGGCAACAGTTAACCCAACTGCAGCCGGTAGCAGCATTAATCCAAAGTCTGGTTCAGCCGGATTCTTCAACGGTGGTACTTTAAGCAATCCTGACTTCAACGCAAGCCCTGATGTAATTTCATACAACTTGGCTGCTCCTACAGGATTTAACAACGCTAACTTCGGTCCTTCAGGCACATGGAACATGACTTCATTAACTGTGAAAACAGTAAATGGTTATACTGTTCCTTCATCTATGTATTCTTTTGTTAATCCTAACAGCTCTGGCGCAGGTGTATTTAACCTAAATACTGATACCACATTTAATGATAGCTTGATAAAAATATCAATGAAATTGGTGAGGCTGGATAACGGTTGCGATACTACCATTGAACGCTATGTATATATAGCACCACGTCCAAAGGCTTCTTATACTAACAACACTGTGTGCGAAGGCGACAAAACATTGTTTACTAATACTTCAACAATCCAAGTAGGTAACCTAACTTATATGTGGAACTTTGGTAATGGTGTTACCAGCAATGATGCTGACCCATTACAAGTATTGGGTGTTGCAGGTACTTACAACGTAAAATTGGTTGTAACTTCTGATAAAGGATACAAAGACTCAGTAACAAAAACAATTGCTGTGTATCAAATTCCTACTGCAAACTTCACATTTGCCAATGCTTGCGAAGGCACAGCAGTTTCTATGACCGATAACTCAAGCCTGCCTTCAGGTACTCCTACTTACTCATGGGATTACGGTGATGGTTCGGCAGTTGGTTCAGGTAGCACAACTAGCAGAACATACGCTCAGCCCGGTATCTACATGGTTAAATTAACTGTAGATGTTAACGGTTGTAAAGATGATGTTGCTAAATATGTAACACAAGCACCACGTGCTGTTCCTGCATTCACATACTCAACTTTGCAGTGTGATAATGCCAATGTTAGCTTCACCAACGGTTCAACTCCTCCTGCATTTGGTAATGTAAGCTACACTTGGAAGTTCGGCGATGGTTCGCAAGCAGCCAGCCTTAACTCAAACCACACTTACAACTCATTCCAACAGTTTAACGTAACTCTTGTTTCTCAAACTGAATTGGGTTGTGTGGATTCAACCACTCAAACCATCACTTTGAAAGAGTCTCCTCTAGTTGATTTCAACATTACAGGTTCAACTTGTAACGGTGATATCTTAAACTTTGCAAACACCAGTACTGTTCCTGTAGGTGCAACTAACATTTACGATTGGGATTTTGGTGATGCAGTTACTTCAACTGATGCTAACCCAAGCCACCAATACGCCGGCCCCGGCAGCAAAACAGTAACACTTACTACTACCAGCAGCAACGGTTGCTCAGGACAAAAAGTAGTGAATGTTAACATTAACCTTAAACCTGTTGCTGATTTTGTAACCAGCGATGTGTGCGAAGGTCAAACTGCTCAGTTTACAAACAACTCAAGCATAGCTGATAACAGCAACCTTGCTTATTCATGGAATTTGGATGGTTTCTCAGCTACTTCAACCGATACTAGCGTAGTTTACACCGGTTCAGGTGCTAAAAACGTTAGCTTGGTTGTTACTGCTAACGGCGGATGTACTGATACTGCTACTCAAACTTTGAACATTAACCCAAAACCAGTGGTTGATATTCTTATCACTTCTAAACTTAGCATGGACGGTTCGTTTAACTTTACCAGCAACGCCACAGGTACTAAATACTACTGGTTGTTTGGTGATGGCGGTGTTGACAGTGTGAAAACTACTTCATACAAATACCTTGCTGACGGTCGTTACACTGTAAGGTTAGTTGTAACCAGCGATAAAGGTTGTGTGGGTACACATAGCCAAGACCTGTTTGTTAATGCATTGGGCGTGAAAGCTGTGGGCATTGATGGCTCAGTAGCTGTATATCCTAACCCCGGCGCAGGTAACTTTGCTCTTGAGTTTACAGGTATCAACGCAAACGAAGTGGTTGCTGTAACTGTGTTGAACAACCTTGGTCAAAAAGTTGCCGATGTAAACGTTGCTAATGTAGTTAACAACAAATTGGATGTTAACATTACCAACCAAGCAGCAGGTATTTACTTCATACAAGTTGAAACTAAACAAGGCAGCGCCTCGTTTA